A single region of the Plasmodium reichenowi strain SY57 chromosome 9, whole genome shotgun sequence genome encodes:
- a CDS encoding hypothetical protein (conserved Plasmodium protein, unknown function) has protein sequence MFFNDGDKNNMFNKNNNINNNSGTNINTNANTNNNMWNLQNNNLGNNTFFGNNNMTNQNDLNKNNSLFGNNPNNMMKTTGFFNNNTMGNQPNDINKAGNLFGNNTGLNSSTDIMKNNSFFGSSINTQNDVNKNNMNNNNNNSNSFFGSAFGKTNELNKGSNPFFGNTTTVNNDLTKSTGLFGTTTNSTTIGGINNNASSNAFNPNLFSAAKKEVFPGFSTGIIGNNTSNNSNIFKKSTLGSSIALGSQLNEGRATESGLFSKEQLEAAKQIFANSSSSLSSFNNKMGTGTTSNTAINTNTTTNTTTTTNNNNNNNKLTFSGGFSSSSSTFAKNNVNPFQTMALQATTQNDKSSSFLKSNNNNNNNNVFLSSSDPNKLNTTPSPFGLSSLGNLNTNNKLNSFPDFSQGNKTFLQNDSLFSQKNNNSIFGNTTNNTATSTGVAKPLVTNFNSPFSAFGKTNTNDIFKTNTAASTATTTPFASTFGAQKNNDSLFGNNAFKLSTEVKSNESPFLFNNNNNNNNNNNNNATTSTSTFNNAFSLFGNKTETKNNFLTPTTTTNNNNNNNNNNNNNNVATNLLETKVTTTETAPNVPTLNVLDKGATTNESVSPTKLEQTTNAVQDQKEKTTQMENDKEKEKEIEKEKEKEIEKDKEKEIEKDKEKEIEKDKEKEIEKDKEKEKLDDNKATATLNEKESTTQTKDESVSKNEKLIDIKTQNEKTEKPKDNIFGSTSLFGSSIFKASPSKDNVTSNTKDKNESTSTANMNTTTTTSSNNNNSSSIFSFSAANNKSSLFSKDNNNNTNTFSFNLKPPSNDKNVTTPSFTFQSNNNTDINKATAKENDDEKKKILNDDKTKEANNLSKAPMFNFDFSKGLLNNNEKEKTLQDGKDNNKLFVEVKASEHKENKTEDDKNIVNKSDEDKNNDDKKKFWRFPFGKKKETKDTNEEGIDNKNDNVFSSDTNLFKNNTIGNNAGNEQKGLFQSVDNQLQENKNKNEENKTKTVSFSPTSVFNKPFDLNFEKNKEENKSNIFNISSNNKTTSSLFGKESNEKTNNFKMNSNDDDVNNVSDMINFISLENRKKNVFIGNAQEYEENNKNKSNLFLQGNFFNSKNISPTFNQQLNKDQDKITKNQQQHLSEHTKQNDESVIYNFNLKETKGTLRNNENTKDMNFNDIQFVKDLNEEKYEYMEEELLANERKIVENNIKENETLFKKELDQEMILDIIDNLSSFVKNKINFMNYCSNEIIDIYNKVAHYEKMYNLISDDQIKIEKKQEALEKKLRLIQSEQTDILTLLNEMDNETSVSFLKIFHDKNTDKEDIIHNKNLHLDIEHFEKLSDRMSNLEEIIDSLQNAHKDDILSEFANKSYINELNCDNIQKQLNTLSTELKHFKG, from the coding sequence TTTTAACAATAATACTATGGGTAATCAGCCAAACGATATAAATAAAGCAGGTAATCTTTTTGGTAACAATACTGGTTTAAATAGTTCAACAgatataatgaaaaataatagttTTTTTGGAAGCAGTATCAATACACAAAATGATgtgaataaaaataatatgaacaataataataataatagtaattctttttttggAAGTGCATTTGGTAAAACtaatgaattaaataaagGTAGTAATCCTTTTTTTGGGAATACTACAACTGTTAATAATGACTTAACTAAAAGTACAGGATTATTTGGTACCACTACTAATAGTACTACTATTGGTggtattaataataatgctTCATCAAATGCTTTTAATCCAAATTTATTCAGTGCTGCCAAAAAAGAAGTTTTTCCTGGGTTTTCTACGGGTATTATTGGAAATAATACTAGCAATAATTccaatatttttaaaaaaagtacCTTGGGAAGTTCTATAGCATTAGGTAGTCAATTAAATGAAGGTAGAGCAACTGAATCTGGTTTATTTTCAAAAGAACAATTAGAAGCAGCCAAACAAATTTTTGCTAACTCATCAAGTTCTTTATCAagttttaataataaaatggGTACTGGTACAACATCAAATACAGCAATCAATACGAATACAACAACAAATACAACTACTacaacaaataataataataataataataaattaacaTTTAGTGGTGGTTTTTCATCAAGTTCTAGTACCTTTGctaaaaataatgtaaacCCCTTTCAGACTATGGCTTTACAAGCTACTACCCAAAATGATAAATCTTCTTCATTTCTAAAgagtaataataataataataataataatgtatttCTTTCATCAAGTGATCCAAATAAATTAAACACAACACCATCACCATTTGGTTTATCATCTTTAGGAAATCTAAATACAAacaataaattaaataGCTTTCCAGATTTTAGTCAAGGTAATAAAACATTTCTACAAAATGATAGCTTATTTTCccaaaaaaataataatagcATTTTTGGTAATACAACTAATAATACGGCAACATCAACTGGTGTTGCCAAACCATTAGTTACCAATTTTAATTCTCCATTTAGTGCTTTTGGTAAAACAAATACCaatgatatttttaaaactAATACTGCTGCATCAACTGCAACTACTACTCCCTTTGCATCAACATTTGGAGCGCAAAAGAATAATGATAGCTTGTTTGGAAATAATGCATTCAAGCTTTCGACCGAAGTAAAGTCAAACGAAAGCCCATTCCTATttaacaacaacaacaacaataataataataataataataatgctACAACAAGTACTAGTACATTCAATAATGCCTTTTCCTTATTTGGAAATAAAACAGAAACTAAAAATAATTTCCTTACCCCCACTACTActacaaataataataataataataataataataataataataacaatgtAGCCACCAATTTGTTAGAAACCAAAGTAACAACAACAGAAACGGCTCCCAACGTTCCCACTTTAAACGTTTTAGATAAAGGAGCCACAACAAATGAATCTGTATCTCCAACTAAATTGGAACAGACAACTAATGCAGTTCAAGACCAAAAGGAGAAAACTACACAAATGGAGAATGATAAGGAAAAGGAAAAGGAAATtgaaaaggaaaaagaaaaggaaattgaaaaagacaaagaaaaggaaattGAAAAAGACAAAGAAAAGGAAATCGAAAAAGACAAAGAAAAGGAAATCGAAAAAGacaaagaaaaagaaaaattagATGATAATAAAGCCACAGCAACGCTAAATGAGAAAGAAAGCACCACACAAACGAAGGATGAAAGTGTTTCCAAAAACGAAAAACTAATAGATATTAAAACCcaaaatgaaaaaacaGAAAAACCGAAAGATAACATCTTTGGAAGCACGTCACTTTTTGGATCATCTATTTTTAAAGCAAGTCCATCCAAAGACAATGTTACATCAAACACAAAggataaaaatgaaagcACATCAACGGCTAATATGAatactactactactactagtagtaataataataatagtagtagtaTTTTTAGTTTTTCTGCTGCTAATAATAAAAGCTCCCTATTTTCcaaagataataataataatactaatACATTTTCCTTTAATTTGAAACCACCATCCAACGATAAAAATGTTACCACTCCTTCCTTCACTTTTCaaagtaataataacacGGACATAAATAAAGCTACTgcaaaagaaaatgatgatgaaaagaaaaaaatattaaatgatgataaaacAAAAGAAGCAAATAATCTATCGAAAGCGCCCATGTTCAATTTTGATTTTTCTAAAGGACtcttaaataataatgagaAGGAAAAAACCTTGCAGGATGGTAAAGATAACAACAAATTATTTGTAGAAGTAAAAGCAAGTGAACATAAAGAAAACAAAACTGAAGAcgataaaaatattgttaaCAAAAGTgatgaagataaaaataatgatgacaaaaagaaattttGGAGATTTCCATTtggtaaaaaaaaagaaacaaaagATACAAACGAAGAAGGAATTGATAACAAAAATGATAATGTTTTTTCAAGCGAtacaaatttatttaaaaataacacTATTGGAAATAATGCAGGGAACGAACAAAAAGGTTTGTTTCAATCAGTCGATAATCAATTacaagaaaataaaaataagaatgaAGAAAACAAAACTAAGACAGTTAGCTTTTCTCCTACTTCAGTATTTAATAAACCATTTGATTtaaattttgaaaaaaataaagaagaaaataaatcgaatatttttaatatatcatctAATAACAAAACAACAAGTTCCCTTTTTGGTAAGGAATCTAatgaaaaaacaaataattttaaaatgaattctaatgatgatgatgtAAATAATGTAAGTGATATgattaattttatatccttagaaaataggaaaaaaaatgtatttattgGAAATGCACAAGAgtatgaagaaaataataaaaataaatcaaatttatttttacaaggcaattttttcaattcaaaaaatatatccCCAACTTTTAATCAAcaattaaataaagatCAAGATAAAATCACAAAGAATCAACAGCAACACTTAAGTGAACAtacaaaacaaaatgatgaatccgttatatataattttaatttaaaagaaacaaaaggaacattaagaaataatgaaaatacaAAAGATATGAATTTCAATGATATTCAATTTGTAAAGGatttaaatgaagaaaaatatgaatatatggAAGAGGAATTATTAGCTaatgaaagaaaaattgtcgaaaataatattaaagaaaatgaaactttatttaaaaaagaattagaTCAAGAAATGATATTAGATATTATTGATAATTTATCTTCTtttgttaaaaataaaattaattttatgaattattgttcaaatgaaattattgatatatataataaagttgcacattatgaaaaaatgtataatttaatatcagatgatcaaataaaaattgaaaaaaaacaagaagctttagaaaaaaaacttAGACTTATACAAAGTGAACAAACTGATATACTTACTTTACTTAACGAAATGGATAATGAAACATCAGTTAGTTTTCTTAAAATCTTTCATGATAAAAATACAGATAAAGAAgatattatacataataaaaatctTCATCTAGATATTGAAcattttgaaaaattatcAGATAGAATGTCTAATTTAGAAGAAATTATTGACTCATTACAAAATGCTCATAAGGATGACATCTTAAGTGAATTTGCTAATAAAAGTTATATCAATGAATTAAACTGTgataatatacaaaaacAATTAAATACTCTTTCAACTGAACTTAAACATTTTAAAGgttaa
- a CDS encoding hypothetical protein (conserved Plasmodium protein, unknown function~transcript variant 2; alternatively spliced), whose protein sequence is MGDMEKQYMIHIKEFIQTFCFAKNVEIIMDESNLKTNVKTHKENNCKVINIYSCYAIWLCMNEIYPSWFDISIHPAQFENEIDAYECLLKYLNEYHEKKYEKITKQILDKLSALTINEFIDIYSLVILAALVSDDKQKHINNILSVSHETQKYIHNVVEHLDKEESDNEEKGLSEQNSKGYQ, encoded by the exons ATGGGTGATATGGAAAAACAGTATATGattcatataaaagaatttatTCAAACATTTTGTTTTGCAAAAAATGTAGAAATTATTATGGACGAATCAAATCTTAAAACAAACGTTAAAACacataaagaaaataattgtaaagtaataaatatatattcttgTTATGCTATATGGCTATGTATGAATGAAATATATCCTTCTTGGTTTGACATTTCAATACACCCTGCTCAATTTGAAAATGAAATA GACGCCTATGAAtgtttattaaaatatttaaatgaatatcatgaaaaaaaatatgaaaaaattacaaaacAAATTTTAGATAAATTATCAGCCCTAACAATTAATGAg TTCATAGACATATATAGCTTGGTCATATTAGCAGCACTTGTTTCAGATGATAAGCAAAAgcatataaataacatCTTATCAGTCAGTCATGAAacacaaaaatatatacataatgTGGTGGAACACTTAGATAAGGAG GAGAGtgataatgaagaaaaggGACTGTCAGAACAAAATTCAAAAg GTTATCAATGA